In a single window of the Vicugna pacos chromosome 8, VicPac4, whole genome shotgun sequence genome:
- the LOC140697753 gene encoding uncharacterized protein: MQPAKLGPHRTGPDRPARMQQPLDPRQRGWAWAPAATARPTRAREERVRPTRYASLGPTCRGERGSWTAATGRRAGAEAAAARPRDPKYPRWGRAGRNAGGLPRASAARRGGRGDLVLPLAPGHRRRRHFAFHSVSPPPHSAAGFPDVGISRRRLRGGRGLGASARPATGSERAACGLRLPVVARSSACPRASPRVAPRRPRLALPR; this comes from the coding sequence ATGCAACCAGCCAAGTTGGGCCCGCACCGGACCGGACCGGACCGGCCCGCCCGTATGCAGCAGCCCCTGGACCCCCGCCAGCGGGGATGGGCGTGGGCCCCGGCGGCCACCGCCCGGCCAACTCGGGCTCGGGAGGAGAGAGTGCGCCCCACCCGCTACGCCAGCCTCGGACCTACCTGCAGGGGAGAGCGGGGCTCCTGGACAGCGGCCACGGGCCGGAGGGCAGGCGCCGAGGCGGCTGCAGCCCGTCCCAGGGACCCCAAGTATCCCCGGTGGGGCAGGGCGGGCAGAAACGCTGGGGGGTTGCCGCGGGCCAGCGCGGCCCGTCGCGGGGGTCGCGGGGACCTGGTTCTCCCCTTAGCACCaggccaccgccgccgccgccatttTGCCTTCCACTCGGTGTCGCCGCCGCCGCACTCCGCTGCAGGTTTCCCGGATGTGGGCATTTCCCGGCGTCGCTTGCGCGGGGGCCGAGGACTGGGGGCTTCTGCCCGCCCGGCGACGGGGAGCGAGCGCGCCGCCTGTGGCCTCCGGCTCCCCGTAGTCGCCCGCTCCTCTGCGTGTCCGCGAGCGTCGCCCCGCGTCGCCCCGCGTCGTCCCCGCCTTGCGCTGCCCAGGTGA